TAATGAGCGTCCGACGCGTCTTTCTTGAAGTATTTGATGTAGAAATCGATAGTTGCCACTGTCGATAGCGAGTTAAATGAGGAGTCTAGGCTAGACATGGAAGCGGCCATAACCGCGGCTGCAATAATGCCCATTAAACCCGGCAAGCCGTAATCGGTTGCGAACTGCAAAATGATTGTGTTGCTGTTTTCGAAGGTTTTGCCTTGATAAAAGTCGTAGAACAACACGCCAAGTACAATGAAAAAGAAGTAGATGAAGAACGCGCAGAAACCCATTAATAAATAAGACTTTTTGGCGTCACCAATATTCTTGGCAGCCAACGTTCGCTGTACCATCATTTGGTTGGTGCCGTAAACGGTGATGTGGTACAGCGTCATAGCAATAATGCCGCTCCACACTGTAGTTTCTTCAGTAAAGTCGAAGTCCCAATTAAGTGGGTTTAATTTACCCTGAGCTTTAAGCTCGCTCATTGATGAAGATAGCGTAGTGTCGCCGCTTTCAAGCAGGGCGTACATAATAATGCCCGCGCCCACAAATAAGATCACTGACTGTATAACGTCAGTCCAAATTACGGCAGTAATGCCGCCCATCATGGTGTAGATAAGTGCTATAGCAGTAACTATAACTATAGACCACACTACAGGTACGCCAGTAATGAACGACAACACAAGAGAGGTAGCATAAAGAATAGCTGCTGAACTCATGATTTGGCTTAGCATGAAAATGCTAGATACCATGGCGCGGGCACGCTTGCCGAAACGCCGTTCTTGGTAATCGTAAATGGACGCGACACCCGCGTTATAGAAGAATGGGAAAAAGAATATGATTACAGCCATGATGACGAGAGGGTAGTTCAAATGAAGTGCTATAACAGATAGCCCCTCTGAATAAGCCCAGGCTGGTGCCCCAAGAAACGTCATGGCGCTAACGTATGTGGCAATGACCGAAATACCGATTGCCCACCACGGAGTTTGTTTTTGACCGAGATAAAAATCGTCGGAATTTTTTATATTTTTACCAATCACCAAACCCAGCAACAGGTTCGCAATGATGTACCCGCCTAAGATAGACCAGTTTAAAACGCCAAAATTTTCAGTCATATTCTTTACTCTGCCTGCTTAATAAGCGCGCTTTCTATTTACAATAATATTCAACCTAATACATAATGACTTCGAAGTCATTAATTATTTCAGGCCAGTATTAACAATTTTTTAAACAAAGAGGCGTAAGTCATGAGTTTTAATAGTGAAAAAGCCGTTGTCAGATCCTATCAAGCCGCTTTTGACAAAGGTGAGGCAAGTGATGTTAAAGGCGTAGTGAAATCGTATGTTGATGAAAATGCGAAGATTTATGCCTGCTATCCGTTTGATAAATGTTCGACTCCAGCAGAATTAGTGAAAGAGTTGTGGGAGCCGTTAAAACAGAGTTTTACGCGTATGAAGCGCCGTGAGGACGTATTCATGGCGGGAGATAACAGCGCCGGCGAAGGCAAGTGGGTTATGTCGATGGGTCACTTTGCTGGACTGTTCGACAAGCCGTTTCTTGGTATTAGAAGTACGGGGAAACTGGCTTTTTTACGGTATGCCGAGTTTTTTGAAGTATGTGAAAATAAGATAGTTAGCCACGCTATTTTCTTCGACTTAATTGCACTAATGCAGCAAGTTGGGCTTAATCCTTTGCCCGTAGAAACAGGCCATACGTTTGTTTATCCAGGGCCATGTGATCACAACGGTTTACTGTTTGAAGAGCAAGATCCTCAGGAGTCTAAAAAAACCATTGAGCTGGTTGAAGAAATGGTAAGAGACCTAGATTCTTTGAACAAATCGGGTAACGACAACTGTCCTCCAGAGCTTCTCGCCAAATGCTGGAGTGAAGATATGGTGTGGTACGGGCCAGCGGGAATAGGGGCTACATTTACTATCGAGCGCTACCAGCAGCAACATCAATTTCCTTTTCGTAAAGGACTGAAAGATAAAGTTTTTAATGGTCATGTGGCGCGATTTAGTGAAGGCAGTTTTGCCTGTTTCTTTGGCTGGCCTAACCTATCGAATACGGCTGGTGGCGGATTGTTCGGCATGCCTGCTTCGGGTATACGTGCCGACATGCGAGTGGTCGATGTGTACTATCGCGAAGGGGATAAATTACTGGAAAACTGGGTGTTGATGGATGTGCCTTATTGGTTAAAACAGCAAGGATTAGATATCTTAACGCGCACTACCACCTACAGTTAAGCTAACAATACTAAAGGCTTTATACCTGAAATTGGTGTACTGACTGACGTCATTTTCCCTCGAAGCTACCTAGCAAAATTCTCGTTTTTGCTAGGTGGGCTTTCTGATAACCCAAGCTATCTTAAGTGCACTTTCTTATCTATTTCCACTAATGCTTAGCTTATGCATCGGCATTCGTTTTCTATCCTTTCGAGTGCCATTTTTCTATTCAGATCCTACCATTCATTTTTGACTTGAAGTCTTTCTTTATACTTCGGAATCTTATTTTTATTATCATTGCTAACGCTCGTTATTTGAAGATAAATCCTTTTATAACATGTGTTTATTTGTTTAAAGTATATTTAAACAAAAAATTAAAATTCATGAATTAACAATATTTGAACATTTTTATTGACTTCGAAGTAAATTGAGTTGTATGTTTGTTTAGACCAAGAATTAAACAACCTAGTATGATGTTGTCACAGGCAGGGTCATCAAAGGCTTGATAAACGCAGGGCACTAACAGGTTACTGCAGATAAGGTTTTATTAATCCGGGAACTATCACGATGAAGCAAGACCAACGAAAGTACCATACAACATACCTCTCCCGCGCTATTCAAAGTGCACTTCTTATCAGCGTTAGTTTTTGCGCTAGCGCCCAACAAGAAACCCCTGACAGCGAAGCTAAAACAGCGGGCGTTGAACGTATTGAAGTAACAGCAAACCGACAATCTCAAGATTTGCAGGAAGTATCGTCTTCTGTGAGCGCGTTAGGTGCAGATGATATTTTGCGTAACGGCATTGAAAATATTAGTGGTCTTGAAAACGTTGTTCCCGGATTAAGAATAGGCAGCTCAGGTGGTGAAGTTCGTCCCGCTATGCGTGGTGCTCGTACCAACGAAGTTGGCGTGGCCGGTACAGGTATTGCTGAACAAGTTGTTGGTATTTTCCAAGATGGTATTTATGTGCCAACGACCACAGGTGGCTTAGGGGCTTACGTTGATATTGAGCGCATTGAAGTACTGCGCGGGCCGCAGGGAACGCTGTATGGAAGAAATACATTTGCAGGTAGTATCAACGTTATCTCAAAGCAGCCTGAACTTGGCTATACCAGTGGTTCTGTGAAACTTACTCATGGTAGCTATGACCGTTCGGCCTATGAAGCTATTTTAAACTTGCCGCTAAGTGATAAAGCTGCTACGCGCTTTGTCATGAGTCACGACCGTCATGACGGCATGATCGAAAACCATTTCTTGCCGGGCTCGTCAGACGATTTACGCGAAAAGAACCAATTCTACTTACGTAACACGACTAAATACGAATTCTCAGACGATGTTACTGCATTGCTTCGCCTTGATTACAGTAAGAAAGACGCAAACTCAGAAGCGATTTGGGGTTACCAACAAATTGCGGGTTATCAAATTTCTGAAACCTCACCGGGGTCGGGCGTTTACAACCCTATTGCTACGGTAACACCTGGCCACATTTATCAGCCTGCTGATGCTGAGCGAGATGATGAAGGCCCATACGATGTATACAGAAATGCGGTGTCTTTCGATAACCAAGAAGCATGGTCGGCAACCTTGACACTTGACTGGGCGATGGACTGGGCAAACGCAAAGTGGACCACCAATTATTCTGAACTGTCAGGCGAGCAATTCTACGATAACGACTATAGCGATGGTGGCTTAGACTTTGTTGGTGGCTTTGGACGTCAGGACGATCAAAAAGCGTTTTCTACCGAACTACAGTTGTCATCTGTTGAAAGCGATAGCCCGTTTTCTTGGATAGCAGGCGTTTATTTGTTCTCGCAAGAAGCGGATTGGGAATGGCTGTGGCGTGAGGATACAACCGGAAACGGTGAGCCAGATTCTATTACGGTTCCTTCGTGGGGAAATCCAAATCACGACCCGCATGAAGTCGACTCTGTAGCCGTATTTGGCCAAGCTCGTTATCAACTTAACGACAGCAACCGCTTATTGGTTGGCCTTCGCTACAACAAAGACGAGAAGACATTTACAGGCGATTCAATTCCCGATTGGGACGACTCAGCGGTATTGTGGAAGTTAGCTTATGAGCTAGATGTTGCAAAAGACATGATGGTCTATGCCAGTGCAGCAACAGGTTATCGTACTGGTGGTGCTAACGACGCGAGGGTGGTAGCGCGTGGTGCCGATCCGCTATACGACAATGAAGAAGTTATTTCTTACGAAATTGGCCTGAAGAGCTTTTTATTCGATAACACCGTTCGGTTTAACGTTTCTGCTTTTGCAAACCAATACGATGACGTGAAAGCGCAGCTGTTTGCAGTATCGTGTAACGACACAACAACTGACTTAACCGTGGCACAGTGCGTTTCTACTGGCGTTAGTACAACCTTTGAATACTATGAAAACGGTGGTCAGGTTGATACCTACGGGTTAGAAGCTGATTTGGAATGGCGCCCACTAAGCGAGTTAACGTTAAATGCAACCTTGGCGCTTCTTAACGCCGAGTTCGCTGACGACTTTGCGGTAGGTAATTCTCAACTTCAGCCATTACTTGGGTTAGGCAATGTTGATGGTCGTCAGGATATAAACGATCCAAATAGCCAGTTTAGCTTTGCGGGTTACTCTCCAGCTATGTCACCAGATTATACGCTGGGTCTAAGCGCAAGGTATGAGTACTCATTGCCAAATGGCGGTTACTTAACGCCTTATCTTCATGTGAACTTTGTTGATGATCACTACGCGTTTGATATCAATATTCCTGAAACAAAAGTAGATGCTCACGCCATGGTAACGGCTCGCATCTCTTGGGAAGTAAATGAAAACTTAAACGTCGATTTCTTTGCAAATAACCTGACGGATGAAGAAGTGCTTACTCGTGCAGTGGTTCAGTCTCAAGTGCTTAATGGGCTGCCTATTAACTCCATTCAGGCAAACTGGAATAACCCGCGTACATATGGCGTAAGCTTACAGTACAAGTTCGACTAACACGTGTAGCGCAGTGCGCTATTTTAAACGCTGAACAAACTGGGCAATCACTAGGGTGATGAGCCCAGTTTTGGTTCTTAGCGCTGAATATCTACTTTACGCTCTGTTTCAAAACCCTAATTACGCATTCTTTTAACAGAGCTTTTAATATGCAGTACTCAACACTTTTTTGGGAGATATGAGATGAAAGGTTCACGTCCAGAACAAGGTATTCTTACAAAAGACAACGACTTGTCAAAAACGCAGGAAACCATTGATACCATTGACGCTATGGTCGATGGATTAAATGATCATGATATCGACAATATGGGCCGTTTCTTCAGCGAGAACTTTCGCTGGATGGGCAATGCAGGTTGCGGTTTCAAACAAGGGTTAAAAGAGTTTCAAGACAACTGGCAGCGACCGTTTCAGGCTGCGTTTTCTGATAAAGTTTGTATAGATGAAGCTCGCGTCACACAAGGTGAGTGGTGCGCTGCGTTTGGTCGCCAAGAAGCGGTTCACACTGGGACCTTTATGGGAATAGAGCCTACTGGTAAAAAAGTCGAAATTCGCTATATGGATTTTTGGAAAGTGGTAGACGGTAAAATTGTAGATAACTGGGTTAACGTTGACTTTCCCTACATTATGCAGCAGCTAGGTGTAGATCCGTTCAACGGGCACGGGTGGGAAAACCGTGATTCAGGAAAAATGCCAGTGCAAAACGGTCAATAGCACCTTTCAATAGTAAGCCGGGAAGCTTAGGAAAATAAAAACACCACCTTTGTAAATTACTGTTTCGACTAAAATCCAGCGGTCCATCGTTTACTACTATTTAATACAGGAGATAAGCGATGGTCTTTGATCGGGTATGGTTAAAAATGCAGGGTTTGCTACAACCACTGGAGAAATAGGTGCGTTGGAACGATTGAGCATACAAGTATGTACAAAGCTTCCGCCCGCAGAGTGCCGGTAAGGTACAAATGTTCTTATTTACAAAGACATGCGAAACCACTGTGAAACGCCACCGATGATTTGTAAAACAAAATTAGCAGACGCACCGTGTATTTGGTGTATTGCTGTACAAAAACTTACAAAATTAAGCGGTATCAGTGCCTTGGTTTTAGACCTAAACGCCATAGTTGTGACTATAATAACGTTGTTTAACGCGCTATAGGTTTGCGCGTGATGATAAATAAGGAAGTCGTATGAAAGCGCTTGGTCGTCTTGCACTTATATTGGTTTTGTTGTTTGCTGCATTATTCTTCTACAGCATGGGGATGAAGTCGGGTGCGTTTCTGTTCATTTTGCTTGGTTTCTTGTGCGAAGCTGGGTTTTGGTTGGGAATATTTCCACTTAAGCGAAACAAAACGAGTTCATAGCAAAGTACCTTTCCCAATTTCACAATGTGGGGTGATATATGACAGTGAATGAGTATATGCAGGGCCTTGTGGAACGCCGTCGTCAAAAGGTTCAGTTGCTGTCTGACCTTATTCTCTCGCTCTATCCCAATGCAGAAGTTTCAATGAAGTATAAAATGCCTACGTTCTCTATAGACGCTGGCTGGGTGGCGATTGCCAATCAAAAAAATTACGTATCGCTATATACTTGCTCTGCGCAGCACCTAGAACAATTTAAGCAATGTTACCCTATGATCAAAACAGGTACAGGTTGCATCAACTTCAAAGATAAGGATGATTTGCCGATTGACGCGTTAAAGCAGGTCATAACAAGTGCAATGGATTTCGGCCACTAACGGTGCATGTTTATCAACTTAAACGCGCTACAGATCTTTGAGGTGATGATAAGACAAATACAAATATCGATGTGGTGATTAGTTCCGAAGTCGATTAAAGTATAAATAATACGCACAAAACAAGATCATGTAGAAGCGTCAGATTTATAAAATTCATAAAAAAGGAAGCGATATCAATGGAAGAAAAAATGTATTGGGGAATGACGAGTCGTACTTACTGCACGGTAATTCACCTTAGCCAGCTAACGAGCTTTATTATTCCAGGGCTTGGGCTCATCTTACCTATTGTCCTGTGGATTGCGAATAAAGATCAGGATGAGGCAATAAATCAACACGGCAGAGTTACCGCAAATTGGCTTTTGAGTTTACTTGTTTACTCTGTGATTTGTACGGTACTTGCTTTTATTCTTATCGGCTTTATCGGCTTTGCTATTTTAGGTTTACTCAACCTTATTTTTGCTATTGTTGCAGCGATGAAAGCGAACAACGGTGAATTGTGGCCATACCCTTTAAGCATTCAGTTTTTCAAGGGCTGATAGAAATAACAACAGTAAGATGCCTGAGGTGTTAAATCAGGCATCGGTCTATGTACTTGGAAACGGTTTGGGGATAACGTGAATATCGGTATTTTTATCTATGATAAGGCTGAAGTGCTAGATATTGGTGGACCGTTTGAAGTATTCAGCGTTGCTAAGCGGTTGGTTGAAGAAACGTGGAATATCTTTACCATATCTGATGCTAAACATACGATTTATGCGCGTGGAAACCTGCCGATAGTGCCACATTATTCTATATCCAATCACCCACCACTCGACATCTTGTGCGTAGTGGGAGGTGAACATTTTGCGATGTTAGATAATGAACGTGTTCTGAGGTGGCTTAGGCATTGCAACGATACAACCTCAATCACCTGCAGTGTCTGTACCGGCGCGTTTATACTCGCCGCTGCCGATGTTTATAAAGCTATGCCGGTCACCACACATTGGGAAGATCAAGAGTCGCTACAGACAATGTTCCCACAGCTTGATGTTGTAAGAGACAAGCGCTGGGTACATCACGGTAAATATATTTCTTCAGGTGGCATTTCGGCAGGGATAGATATGAGTCTTTATGTGGTCTCAACGTTGAGTGGTCTTGATGCTGCTAGGGCCGTGGCTCGACAAATGGAATATGATTGGCATTACTTAGGTGAGTAACGTGTATTATTGATATGCCGTTTAAGAGATTCCTCGTACAAGTCCTGCGCTAAAAACTCCCTTATGTAGTTATTGAGCACATTTCTCGCTTCAACCTGAGACGGATGCATTATTAATCTTGCCGCCACAACACTTGTTGGAGTCTCAGAGCGGTGAAACGGTATCCCTTTAAACATATCTTGTAGCTGCAATGCCCTCATATTTTTCACATTTAGCTCGGCAGCGTCACATCTTCCAAGTAACACCATTTTAAGCATGGTCTCATGGTTAGACGAATCGATTCGAACAAGGTTTCCTTCATCAAACCAAGGTTGAAGGCCGGGGTAGTGAAACCCTCGTCTTGTGCATATTCGAGCGTGGGTGTGAGCGTTTGCCCCAAAACCTGTTGGCAAAGGTTTGTGGGAATAAAGGTAGCTTTTATGTAAAAAAATGGGGTCAGTCGCAATAAAACGCTCGGGTTCATCTAACCATTCAAGGCTTGAATAAAACATATCTAGCTGACCTTCAGCAACAAACGTTTCACTTCTGCTTCTATGAGAGTCAACATAAGCCACTTCTATCGCATTGTCATTTTCTGCGGTGGTCAAAATGTCGGGAATCACTCCTACGTAGTGCTTTTGGGCAGCGTCGAAGTACAAATGTGGGGGAGTACCTGGCGAATTAATGGCAAGTGTAAGTTTGATGGGGGTAGCGTATGCTTTAACGCTCGCTAAATAAACTGCGATGATTAACAAGAAGCGAATCATACTTAAAACCTCTACTAGCAGTACTTCACCTTATTTTAAAGAGTGACAAAGCCACTACCTCAAATGGCGAAGAAATGAGCCAGAGTACAACACATTTATCATATCTCCTGATATTAGCTCAACAGTGTACTTTAAAATGACTTAGCTGGCATGGCTTGCGTTATTAGCAATTAGGATGAATTTGAATTTAGTAATAACGCAATACAATGTCATCAAAATATTGCTTATCGAGCTTTAGATGCACAACACTGCTTGAATTTTCTGTTGCTGCCGCATGGGCAAGGTAAGTTACGCCCCAACTTTACTTTGCCACAGTCATCATGCAATAGGCCATCATGATAGCGCCACAGTCCGTCTTCTTTGACAAAGTTGGATGTTTCATGCAGCTGATATACATGTTTATTCTCAAAATAATAGGCAGTGAATTCCACCGTGTCTTGCGTCAGCGTCAAACGTTCAGACTCTAACTGTAATTGTGATGATTTATTGATTACAAGGGCAAACCATGTAGCACCCGTTGCGCTATCCGCCAGTTCATTAACGCTAAGGTTGTTTCGTTTTTCTTCGGTGTAGGTATTTAATACATAGTCGAACTTATTAAGCGCGTAAGCGGTGAAACGTGAGCGCATTAGTTGTTCTGCAAAAGCAGGCGTTACAGAGCCTGATAAAAAAGGTTCGCAACAATTCTTAAAAGAATTAGAAGAGCAGCAAAAGCAGCGCATAGGAAAGGCCGTTAAAATCTTAAATTAGCGAGCCATTATATATCCGATACGTAGCCGTTTCAGTAATTTTCCTTAGCAACAAGATTAAATAGGCACAAAAGCACCACCATATCTACAATGAACGAGTTGCTTAGTAAATGATGAGACTACCAAGGTCCTACGGCCAGGTTTTGTTGCTCGTTAGAACTGTCTACACGCACGTTAACCAAACTCACAGAGTAAAGCTCACACAGTTTCCTAATCATTTCACTGTCGGTGGGTTGTAAATCAAGATCGATGTTTTCTACATACAGTGTTTTACATTGGCCACCTGTTATTAGCTTGCTTATCCATTCAGGCATTTTTTCTCTATCTGGTTTTTGAATGCGAATTGCATGATCAACATCCTTTGAAAATGAGACTGAACTAGCAAGCAAATAATTCCAGCCCTTTGGATTGTTACTTCTGCCTTCTCCAGGAAAACCTTCGAAGGGAAGAGGAAGTTGTACAACATTTGAAACAGAAGTACGCAACATGTTGAAACGAGAAACTGATGAAATATTCATAACTCTTCCTAATAAAATCTAGTTAGCTGTTTTTATGTACAGTGTGTATGTGTATACAGTAGTTTTAATTAGTATGGTTTGCAAGTGTTAAGTTGTATTTTTTTTGCTCAAACCGAACGTTTGATCATAAGTGTTTATAATTTATGGATATTTACTGTGACTAGAAACGGTATGTTTGGTATAACTCGCACAATAATGTTAGTGCTAGGTACTGGGGAGGACTGGTGGCTGGTTTATCAAGCTTAGGGTATGTGGGACTATTTTTGTCAGCGTTTTTAGCGGCAACAATATTACCGTTAAGCTCAGAAGTGGTACTTGGTACGCTTTATTCTTCCGGGCTATCGGCGCTTAATTTACTTATAGTTGCGTCGCTGGGTAATGTGCTTGGCTCTTTGGTTAATTATGTGTTGGGGCTAAAATACGGAAAGGTAATAGCCATTAAATGGTTACGGATAAAAGAAAGTACTTTTGAGCGCGCGAGCGATATCTATATGAAGTGGGGGAAATGGAGCCTGTTATTAGCGTGGGTCCCAGTTATCGGAGACCCAATCACTTTGGTTGCAGGCACACTACGAACGCATTTTGTATTTTTTCTTTTTTGCGTTGCCTTTTGTAAGACCGCGCGTTATGCCGTACTGCTATATATTTTAAGCTAACGTTGTTCGCTTTTTCCTAACTTGCTTCTGCTTGTACTGATTAATCCATTTCTTAAAACGCGGCGTTAACACGCCAATACCTATTAGCCAATACCAAACTGGCTCTTGCCAAAAGGTCTTTTGAGACCAACTAAAGTGAAGTAGTGTCAGCGGCAAAATGAGATAAATCGTGTTATGAAGCTTCTGCCAGCGCTTTCCCATTTTGCGCTGAACGCGTTTAAAAGACGTTGCGGTTAGGGCCAAAAGTAAAAGTAATGCAGTCATACCAACGACGATGTAAGGTCTGCTCACTATTTCACTTGCGACTAACGCCATATCTAATTGGATTTCAAAAAACACATAGGTAAACAGGTGAGCAAATGCATAAACGAAGCTGTAAACACCGATCATACGCCTAAATTGCAATGGTTCAGGGCTCGGTAGCCACTGCGCTAACGGGCTTAATAACAAGGTTGTTAAGAGCAGATGTATAGCCCAAATACCCGTTTCGTTAATAAGTGTATTAACGGGATCTGGGCCTAAATTATCATTTACTCCTGCATAAAAAAGCCAAAACAAATAACCAAGTAACGTTAAATGCAATGACG
The DNA window shown above is from Alteromonas sp. KC3 and carries:
- a CDS encoding sodium:solute symporter, whose product is MTENFGVLNWSILGGYIIANLLLGLVIGKNIKNSDDFYLGQKQTPWWAIGISVIATYVSAMTFLGAPAWAYSEGLSVIALHLNYPLVIMAVIIFFFPFFYNAGVASIYDYQERRFGKRARAMVSSIFMLSQIMSSAAILYATSLVLSFITGVPVVWSIVIVTAIALIYTMMGGITAVIWTDVIQSVILFVGAGIIMYALLESGDTTLSSSMSELKAQGKLNPLNWDFDFTEETTVWSGIIAMTLYHITVYGTNQMMVQRTLAAKNIGDAKKSYLLMGFCAFFIYFFFIVLGVLFYDFYQGKTFENSNTIILQFATDYGLPGLMGIIAAAVMAASMSSLDSSFNSLSTVATIDFYIKYFKKDASDAHYLRASRIFTLFFAVVIIFPAIGYHLFSEGSILEILSKVGSYFVGAQMGMFFLGFFSKQTTENGLIIGTLSGFIVVTLVALNTDIAWPWYCIIGASANIVVSMIASRLIDGVQTEYNAYTIKGQQQHFAREGLDEKEQGWYRVPGRVDPINYILFGFFLLTLVFLFSIQFMF
- a CDS encoding ester cyclase, with protein sequence MSFNSEKAVVRSYQAAFDKGEASDVKGVVKSYVDENAKIYACYPFDKCSTPAELVKELWEPLKQSFTRMKRREDVFMAGDNSAGEGKWVMSMGHFAGLFDKPFLGIRSTGKLAFLRYAEFFEVCENKIVSHAIFFDLIALMQQVGLNPLPVETGHTFVYPGPCDHNGLLFEEQDPQESKKTIELVEEMVRDLDSLNKSGNDNCPPELLAKCWSEDMVWYGPAGIGATFTIERYQQQHQFPFRKGLKDKVFNGHVARFSEGSFACFFGWPNLSNTAGGGLFGMPASGIRADMRVVDVYYREGDKLLENWVLMDVPYWLKQQGLDILTRTTTYS
- a CDS encoding TonB-dependent receptor, with the translated sequence MKQDQRKYHTTYLSRAIQSALLISVSFCASAQQETPDSEAKTAGVERIEVTANRQSQDLQEVSSSVSALGADDILRNGIENISGLENVVPGLRIGSSGGEVRPAMRGARTNEVGVAGTGIAEQVVGIFQDGIYVPTTTGGLGAYVDIERIEVLRGPQGTLYGRNTFAGSINVISKQPELGYTSGSVKLTHGSYDRSAYEAILNLPLSDKAATRFVMSHDRHDGMIENHFLPGSSDDLREKNQFYLRNTTKYEFSDDVTALLRLDYSKKDANSEAIWGYQQIAGYQISETSPGSGVYNPIATVTPGHIYQPADAERDDEGPYDVYRNAVSFDNQEAWSATLTLDWAMDWANAKWTTNYSELSGEQFYDNDYSDGGLDFVGGFGRQDDQKAFSTELQLSSVESDSPFSWIAGVYLFSQEADWEWLWREDTTGNGEPDSITVPSWGNPNHDPHEVDSVAVFGQARYQLNDSNRLLVGLRYNKDEKTFTGDSIPDWDDSAVLWKLAYELDVAKDMMVYASAATGYRTGGANDARVVARGADPLYDNEEVISYEIGLKSFLFDNTVRFNVSAFANQYDDVKAQLFAVSCNDTTTDLTVAQCVSTGVSTTFEYYENGGQVDTYGLEADLEWRPLSELTLNATLALLNAEFADDFAVGNSQLQPLLGLGNVDGRQDINDPNSQFSFAGYSPAMSPDYTLGLSARYEYSLPNGGYLTPYLHVNFVDDHYAFDINIPETKVDAHAMVTARISWEVNENLNVDFFANNLTDEEVLTRAVVQSQVLNGLPINSIQANWNNPRTYGVSLQYKFD
- a CDS encoding ester cyclase — translated: MKGSRPEQGILTKDNDLSKTQETIDTIDAMVDGLNDHDIDNMGRFFSENFRWMGNAGCGFKQGLKEFQDNWQRPFQAAFSDKVCIDEARVTQGEWCAAFGRQEAVHTGTFMGIEPTGKKVEIRYMDFWKVVDGKIVDNWVNVDFPYIMQQLGVDPFNGHGWENRDSGKMPVQNGQ
- a CDS encoding iron chaperone, with the translated sequence MTVNEYMQGLVERRRQKVQLLSDLILSLYPNAEVSMKYKMPTFSIDAGWVAIANQKNYVSLYTCSAQHLEQFKQCYPMIKTGTGCINFKDKDDLPIDALKQVITSAMDFGH
- a CDS encoding DUF4870 domain-containing protein codes for the protein MEEKMYWGMTSRTYCTVIHLSQLTSFIIPGLGLILPIVLWIANKDQDEAINQHGRVTANWLLSLLVYSVICTVLAFILIGFIGFAILGLLNLIFAIVAAMKANNGELWPYPLSIQFFKG
- a CDS encoding DJ-1/PfpI family protein gives rise to the protein MNIGIFIYDKAEVLDIGGPFEVFSVAKRLVEETWNIFTISDAKHTIYARGNLPIVPHYSISNHPPLDILCVVGGEHFAMLDNERVLRWLRHCNDTTSITCSVCTGAFILAAADVYKAMPVTTHWEDQESLQTMFPQLDVVRDKRWVHHGKYISSGGISAGIDMSLYVVSTLSGLDAARAVARQMEYDWHYLGE
- a CDS encoding YchJ family protein, with protein sequence MRSRFTAYALNKFDYVLNTYTEEKRNNLSVNELADSATGATWFALVINKSSQLQLESERLTLTQDTVEFTAYYFENKHVYQLHETSNFVKEDGLWRYHDGLLHDDCGKVKLGRNLPCPCGSNRKFKQCCASKAR
- a CDS encoding deoxyguanosinetriphosphate triphosphohydrolase — translated: MNISSVSRFNMLRTSVSNVVQLPLPFEGFPGEGRSNNPKGWNYLLASSVSFSKDVDHAIRIQKPDREKMPEWISKLITGGQCKTLYVENIDLDLQPTDSEMIRKLCELYSVSLVNVRVDSSNEQQNLAVGPW
- a CDS encoding YqaA family protein → MAGLSSLGYVGLFLSAFLAATILPLSSEVVLGTLYSSGLSALNLLIVASLGNVLGSLVNYVLGLKYGKVIAIKWLRIKESTFERASDIYMKWGKWSLLLAWVPVIGDPITLVAGTLRTHFVFFLFCVAFCKTARYAVLLYILS
- a CDS encoding sulfite oxidase heme-binding subunit YedZ, translated to MPLRKKPLRLSLLQRRLIKASLHLTLLGYLFWLFYAGVNDNLGPDPVNTLINETGIWAIHLLLTTLLLSPLAQWLPSPEPLQFRRMIGVYSFVYAFAHLFTYVFFEIQLDMALVASEIVSRPYIVVGMTALLLLLALTATSFKRVQRKMGKRWQKLHNTIYLILPLTLLHFSWSQKTFWQEPVWYWLIGIGVLTPRFKKWINQYKQKQVRKKRTTLA